In Streptomyces sclerotialus, the DNA window CCGGGCGCCTGATGAGCGGTGAGCTTCTCCTCCGTACCGATCGTTCTACCGGCCTCGTCCACCAGCTCCAGCATGATCGGCTCCGCGGCCGCGTCCGGCGCGGTCACCGCCGTGGTTCCGGCGGTCTGTCCGTTAGCAGGTGTGATCGGCATGCCCATCCTTCTCGGTCGGTCTCGACGTTCAGTCTGCCCTAGTAGCGCCCGTATCAGTGGCAGAGTGGCGCCCTGTGTGCGGCGTGGCAGAACAGGCGGCGCACAGCAGTCGCCGCGCGCCGTCTCATGCAGACCGTGCGCCTCCTGCTGCCGCCCCACGAGCCTCCGGATGGCGCCGGCACCAGCCCTCCCAGGCAGAGGTGACCATCGCCTCGATGCCGTGCCGGGCGCGCCAGCCCAGCTCCTCCGTGGCCCGCTCGCAGGAGGCGACCACCCGGGCCGGGTCACCGGCCCGCCGCCCCTCGACGACGGGCGTCAGGTCACCGCGGCCGCTGACCCCGAGCACCAGGTCGGCCATCTCCCGTACGGAGACGCCCCGGCCGGTGCCGACGTTGAGCGTGAGGTCCCCGGGGTTCTCCTGACCGGTGAGCCGCCGGGCCGCGGCGAGGTGTGCCTCGGCCAGGTCCTCGACGTGGATGTAGTCGCGGATGCAGGTGCCGTCGGGGGTGTCGTAGTCGTCGCCGAAGATCCGCGGCGGCTCACCGGCGGTGACCTTTTCGAACATCATCGGAATGATGTTGAAGACGCCCACGTCCGCCAGTTCCGGCGCCGCGGCGCCCGCCACGTTGAAATAGCGCAGGCAGGCGGTGGAGATGCCGTGCGCGCGGCCCGCGGCGCGCACCAGCCACTCGCCCGCGAGCTTGGTCTCGCCGTACGGGTTCATCGGCAGACACGGGGTGTCCTCGGTGACCAGGTCCACATCCGGCATGCCGTACACCGCGGCCGAGGAGGAGAGGACGAAGCGGCGCACGCCGGCCGCCGCCACCGCCTCCAGCAGCACGGTCAGCCCGTGCACGTTCTCCTTGTAGTACGTCAGTGGCTGCTCCACCGACTCACCGACCTGCTTCTTCGCGGCGAGGTGGATGACGCCGGTCACGCCGTGTTCCGCGAGCGTGGCGTCCACCACGTCACGGTCCTGTACCGAAGCGCGCACCAGCGGCACCCCGGCGGGCAGCCGCTCGGGGAATCCGCTGGAGACGTCGTCGAGCACGACGACCTGCTCGCCCGCCGCCACCATGGCCCTCGCCACATGCGCGCCGATATAACCCGTCCCACCTGTGATCAGCCATGTCATAACCGGCACCCTAACCAGGGCCGCAGTTGTTCATCGACGGCAAGATCCACCATGATGAGCGCGGCAGACGCCACCGCCGGTCCGGCTACCGAGCGGTGAATGCATGGTGAACGGCCGCATCCGGCGATCCGATAACCTCTGCCGACGTGCCACCGGCCCTCCGGGACCCGAGGTGTGCCACGACTGCTGCCCGGGTAGTTCGTACCGAATGCGGACCGGCCGACGCAGCCTTGCCAGCATTCAGGGAGTGAATTCGTCTGTCGACCGCAATCCTCACCGGTGCGCCGGTCGCCGGGTCGTCGCTCGAAGGCGACCTGCGCGAGCTGGGCTTCGACGTCCGCAGCGCGGCCGACGCCGCCGATGCGGCCCGGCTGCTGGCCGAGGTCCCGGCGGGACGGCGGGTCGCGCTGGTCGACCCCCGGTTCGTCGGGCATCTGCACAGCCTGCGGCTGGCCCTGACCGACCCCCGCTTCCCGGCCGCCGCTGTCACCGGCGCGCTCACCGCGCAGCCCGAGGCGCGCGCCGCGCTCACCCGCGCGCTCGCCAGGGCGGGCTCCGCCGAAACACTTCCGGACGCCGCGGCGGAGGCACTGGACGCCGAGGGCGTATCGGTGCACTGGCCCGAGCTCGGCTCGCTGGTCGCCTCCGTACCCACCGGTGCACAGCAGCGTCACGAGGCGCGGGCCGCGGTGAGCGCCGTGGACGACGAGGCCGTACGCCTGCGGACCGCCGTGAAGTCCCGCGACGGCTTCTTCACGACGTACTGCATCAGCCCGTACTCCCGCTACCTCGCCCGCTGGTGCGCGCGGCGCGGTTTCACGCCCAACCAGGTCACCACCGCGTCCCTGCTCACCGCGCTGGTCGCGGCGGGCTGCGCGGCCACCGGCAGCCGCGGCGGCTTCGTCGCCGCCGGCCTGCTCCTCCTCTTCTCCTTCGTCCTGGACTGCACCGACGGGCAGCTCGCCCGCTACTCCCTGCAGTACTCGACGATGGGTGCCTGGCTCGACGCCACGTTCGACCGGGCCAAGGAGTACGCGTACTACGCGGGCCTGGCGCTCGGCGCGGCCCGCGGCGGCGACGACGTATGGGCCCTCGCGCTCGGCGCGATGGTGCTGCAGACGGTCCGGCACGTCGTGGACTTCTCCTTCAACGAGGCGAACCACGACGCCACCGCCAACACCAGCCCCACCGCGGCGCTCTCCGACAAGCTCGACAGCGTCGGCTGGACGGTCTGGGCCCGCCGGATGATCGTGCTGCCCATCGGCGAACGCTGGGCCCTGATCGCGGTCCTCACCGCTTGCACCACGCCCCGCATCGTCTTCTGGGTCCTGCTCATCGGCTGCGCGCTGGCCGCCTGCTACACCACGGCGGGCCGCGTGCTGCGCTCGCTGACCCGGCGTGCCCGCCGTACCGACCGGGCCGCCCAGGCGCTCGCCGACCTCGGCGACTCCGGACCGCTCGCCGAGGGCTTCGCGGCCGCCTTCAAGGGCGCGGCCCGCAAGCTCCCCGGCTTCGCGGCGCCCGTGATCGCGGCCGTCGGCGCCGCTGTGATGATCGCCACCGCCGCGTTCGCCGGCTGGGGCAGCCCCTGGGTCTGCGTCGCCGCGCTGATCTACGCCGTGCTCTCCGGGATCGCGGTGGCCCGCCCCCTCAAGGGCGCCCTCGACTGGCTCGTACCGCCGTTCTTCCGGGCCGGGGAATACGTCGCGATTCTGGTGATTGCGGCCCGTTCCGAGGTGAACGGAGCGTTGCCCGCGGCATTCGGGCTGGTGGCCGCGGTCGCCTACCATCACTACGACACGGTGTACCGCATCCGCGGCGGCAGTGGCGCGCCGCCGCGTGCTCTGGTGCGGGCGACCGGCGGACACGAGGGCCGCGCCCTCGTGGTCACGCTCGCCGCGGCCGTACTGCCCCCCTCAGGTTTCACAATCGCGCTCACGGTCCTCGCGGGGGCCCTGGCGCTGCTGGTGCTCACCGAGAGCATCCGCTTCTGGGTGTCCTCCCATGCACCCGCCGTACACGACGAAGGAGAACCCGCATGATCGGCCTCGTGCTGGCGGCCGGCGCCGGACGGCGTCTGCGTCCCTACACCGACACCCTCCCCAAGGCCCTGGTGCCGGTCGACGGCGACACGACCATCCTCGACCTCACCCTCGGCAACTTCGCCGAGATCGGCCTGACCGAGGTCGGGATCATCGTCGGCTACAAGAAGGAGGCCGTGTACGAGCGCAAGGCCGCCCTGGAGGCGAAGTACGGCCTCAAGCTGACGCTGATCGACAACGACAAGGCCGAGGAGTGGAACAACGCCTACTCCCTGTGGTGCGGCCGGGACGCGATCAAGCACGACGTGATCCTCGCCAACGGTGACACCGTGCACCCGGTCTCCGTGGAGAAGACCCTGCTCGAGGCGCGCGGCAACGGCCAGAAGATCATCCTCGCCCTCGACACGGTCAAGCAGCTGGCCGACGAGGAGATGAAGGTCGTCGTGGACCCCGAGAAGGGCGTCCAGAAGATCACGAAGCTGATGGACCCGGCCGAGGCCACCGGCGAGTACATCGGCGTCACCCTCATCGAGGGCGAGGCGGCCGAGGAGCTGGCCGACGCGCTGAAGGCCACGTACGAGCGTGACCCGCAGCTGTACTACGAGGACGGCTACCAGGAGCTGGTCAACCGCGGCTTCAAGGTCGACGTGGCGCCCATCGGCGACGTCAAGTGGGTCGAGATCGACAACCACGACGACCTCGCGAAGGGCCGTGAGATCGCATGCCAGTACTGACGAGGCTCATTCCCTCGCCAGTCGTCGTCGACATCCGGCCGGGGGCGCTCGACGACCTGGCCGGTGTCCTCGCCGACCAGCGGATCTCGTCGTCCGGCAAACTCGCCATCGCCATCAGCGGCGGCTCCGGCGCGGTGCTGCGTGAGCGGCTCGCGCCGGCGCTGCCCAGCGCCGAGTGGTTCGAGGTGGGGGGCGGCACGCTCGACGACGCCATCGAACTCGCCGACGCCATGAAGAAGAAGGGGCGCTACGACGCGGTCGTGGGCCTCGGCGGCGGCAAGATCATCGACTGCGCCAAGTTCGCCGCGGCGCGGGTGGGCCTGCCGCTGGTCGCCGTCGCGACGAACCTGTCGCACGACGGCCTCTGCTCGCCCGTCGCGACCCTCGACAACGACGCGGGCCGCGGCTCGTACGGCGTGCCGAACCCGATAGCCGTGGTCATCGACCTCGACGTGATCCGCGAGGCTCCGGTCCGCTTCGTCCGCTCCGGCATCGGCGACGCGCTGTCCAACATCTCCGCGATCCGTGACTGGGAGCTCGCGGCGCGCGAGCGCGGCGAGGACATCGACGGTCTCGCGGCCGCCATGGCGCGCCAGGCCGGTGAGGCCGTCCTGCGCCACCCCGGCGGCGTCGGCGACGACGGCTTCCTGCAGGTACTCGCCGAGGGCCTGGTCCTCACCGGTATCGCGATGTCCGTGTCGGGCGACTCCCGGCCGGCGTCCGGCGCCTGTCACGAGATCAACCACGCCTTCGACCTCCTCTTCCCCAAGCGCGCTGCCAGCCACGGCGAGCAGTGCGGCCTGGGTGCGGCCTTCGCGATGCACCTCCGCGGGGCGCACGAGGAGTCCGCGTACATGGCGGAGGTACTGCGCCGGCACGGACTGCCCGTCCTGCCGCAGGAGATCGGCTTCTCCGTGGACGAGTTCGTGCAGGTCGTGGAGTACGCCCCGCAGACGCGTCCGGGGCGCTACACGATCCTCGAACACCTCAATCTGAACTCCGACCAGATCAAGGACGCATACGCCGACTATGCCAAGGCCATCGGTAGCTGAACTCCGGCCCGTCGTTCACCCCGCAGGGGTGAAGGACCGCCGCAGCGGTGAGCACTGGGCGGGCCGCCTGTACATGCGAGAGATCTCGCTGCGCTGCGACCGTTACCTGGTGAACACCAGGATCACGCCCAACCAGCTGACCTACCTGATGACCGTCTTCGGCGTGCTCGCGGCCCCGGCACTGCTGGTGCCGGGG includes these proteins:
- a CDS encoding iron-containing alcohol dehydrogenase family protein, whose amino-acid sequence is MPVLTRLIPSPVVVDIRPGALDDLAGVLADQRISSSGKLAIAISGGSGAVLRERLAPALPSAEWFEVGGGTLDDAIELADAMKKKGRYDAVVGLGGGKIIDCAKFAAARVGLPLVAVATNLSHDGLCSPVATLDNDAGRGSYGVPNPIAVVIDLDVIREAPVRFVRSGIGDALSNISAIRDWELAARERGEDIDGLAAAMARQAGEAVLRHPGGVGDDGFLQVLAEGLVLTGIAMSVSGDSRPASGACHEINHAFDLLFPKRAASHGEQCGLGAAFAMHLRGAHEESAYMAEVLRRHGLPVLPQEIGFSVDEFVQVVEYAPQTRPGRYTILEHLNLNSDQIKDAYADYAKAIGS
- the galE gene encoding UDP-glucose 4-epimerase GalE codes for the protein MTWLITGGTGYIGAHVARAMVAAGEQVVVLDDVSSGFPERLPAGVPLVRASVQDRDVVDATLAEHGVTGVIHLAAKKQVGESVEQPLTYYKENVHGLTVLLEAVAAAGVRRFVLSSSAAVYGMPDVDLVTEDTPCLPMNPYGETKLAGEWLVRAAGRAHGISTACLRYFNVAGAAAPELADVGVFNIIPMMFEKVTAGEPPRIFGDDYDTPDGTCIRDYIHVEDLAEAHLAAARRLTGQENPGDLTLNVGTGRGVSVREMADLVLGVSGRGDLTPVVEGRRAGDPARVVASCERATEELGWRARHGIEAMVTSAWEGWCRRHPEARGAAAGGARSA
- a CDS encoding DUF5941 domain-containing protein codes for the protein MSTAILTGAPVAGSSLEGDLRELGFDVRSAADAADAARLLAEVPAGRRVALVDPRFVGHLHSLRLALTDPRFPAAAVTGALTAQPEARAALTRALARAGSAETLPDAAAEALDAEGVSVHWPELGSLVASVPTGAQQRHEARAAVSAVDDEAVRLRTAVKSRDGFFTTYCISPYSRYLARWCARRGFTPNQVTTASLLTALVAAGCAATGSRGGFVAAGLLLLFSFVLDCTDGQLARYSLQYSTMGAWLDATFDRAKEYAYYAGLALGAARGGDDVWALALGAMVLQTVRHVVDFSFNEANHDATANTSPTAALSDKLDSVGWTVWARRMIVLPIGERWALIAVLTACTTPRIVFWVLLIGCALAACYTTAGRVLRSLTRRARRTDRAAQALADLGDSGPLAEGFAAAFKGAARKLPGFAAPVIAAVGAAVMIATAAFAGWGSPWVCVAALIYAVLSGIAVARPLKGALDWLVPPFFRAGEYVAILVIAARSEVNGALPAAFGLVAAVAYHHYDTVYRIRGGSGAPPRALVRATGGHEGRALVVTLAAAVLPPSGFTIALTVLAGALALLVLTESIRFWVSSHAPAVHDEGEPA
- a CDS encoding sugar phosphate nucleotidyltransferase; translation: MIGLVLAAGAGRRLRPYTDTLPKALVPVDGDTTILDLTLGNFAEIGLTEVGIIVGYKKEAVYERKAALEAKYGLKLTLIDNDKAEEWNNAYSLWCGRDAIKHDVILANGDTVHPVSVEKTLLEARGNGQKIILALDTVKQLADEEMKVVVDPEKGVQKITKLMDPAEATGEYIGVTLIEGEAAEELADALKATYERDPQLYYEDGYQELVNRGFKVDVAPIGDVKWVEIDNHDDLAKGREIACQY